One stretch of Streptomyces sp. A2-16 DNA includes these proteins:
- a CDS encoding alanine racemase, giving the protein MNRLQRALDTLVERIDTPAPIVLVDVMQDNIDRMQSFADQHNLDVRPHVKTHKCVEIGRRQVEAGAVGITAGNVGEAEVFAAAGFDDIFLAYPIWPAGTKGPRIRRLAESARLRVGVDNVAAIEALADAMGDAPDRLQVVIEVDCGARRSGAPPELAGDLAFAARKRGLVPVGVFTYPGHGSSGRDARERAAQDQEAALTTAVRSLAGVGITAAVVSAGSTPTVEFSTSSVITEIRPGEYVFCDLNNTRLGACTDDQIALFVAATVVSDWVPDQLILDAGTKALSREGSPELGYGGVAGTKAVLSKLNEYHGFLPLTGGDFRPSVGTVIPVVPNHVCPVVINFEELIVTDSTGTSLQRWPVDARGFLN; this is encoded by the coding sequence GTGAACCGGCTTCAACGAGCACTCGACACCCTGGTCGAGCGAATCGACACTCCCGCGCCGATCGTGCTGGTCGACGTCATGCAGGACAACATCGACCGCATGCAGAGCTTCGCCGACCAGCACAACCTCGACGTCAGGCCTCACGTCAAGACGCACAAGTGCGTGGAGATCGGGCGGCGCCAAGTCGAGGCCGGTGCGGTCGGGATTACCGCGGGCAATGTCGGTGAGGCCGAGGTCTTCGCCGCGGCCGGATTCGATGACATCTTCCTCGCCTATCCCATCTGGCCCGCGGGAACGAAGGGCCCCCGGATCCGCCGGCTCGCCGAGTCCGCCAGGCTGCGGGTCGGCGTCGACAACGTGGCGGCGATCGAGGCCCTCGCCGACGCGATGGGAGACGCACCGGACCGGCTGCAGGTGGTGATCGAGGTCGACTGCGGCGCCCGTCGCTCCGGGGCCCCGCCCGAGCTCGCGGGCGATCTCGCATTCGCCGCCCGTAAGCGCGGCCTGGTGCCGGTGGGCGTCTTCACCTATCCAGGTCACGGCAGTTCCGGCCGGGACGCTCGCGAGCGCGCAGCGCAGGACCAGGAGGCCGCGCTCACCACCGCGGTACGCAGTCTCGCCGGCGTCGGCATCACCGCAGCGGTGGTCAGCGCCGGCTCCACGCCCACCGTCGAGTTCTCCACCAGCAGCGTGATCACTGAGATCCGTCCCGGCGAGTACGTCTTCTGCGACCTGAACAACACCCGGCTCGGCGCCTGCACGGACGACCAGATCGCACTGTTCGTCGCTGCCACCGTGGTCAGCGACTGGGTCCCCGACCAACTCATCCTCGATGCGGGCACCAAGGCCCTCAGCCGCGAAGGCAGTCCCGAACTCGGCTACGGAGGCGTCGCCGGCACGAAGGCCGTCCTGTCCAAGCTCAACGAGTACCACGGTTTCCTCCCGCTGACAGGCGGTGACTTCCGCCCCAGCGTGGGCACCGTCATACCGGTCGTGCCGAACCACGTATGCCCGGTCGTCATAAATTTCGAGGAACTGATCGTCACCGACAGCACGGGCACATCGCTGCAGCGGTGGCCGGTCGACGCCCGCGGATTCCTCAACTGA